One genomic window of Niveibacterium sp. SC-1 includes the following:
- a CDS encoding glycogen/starch/alpha-glucan phosphorylase translates to MSFGIFGRAAGGAVLMNKIGAEGAEAGAFAASVQRHLMNDVGVSPAMARAGEWMRATAMASRDRLGERWVQTQEEDVANHARRAYYLSAEFLIGRAMSNALAALNLDKDFAQEMASVGASAPDVLESEPDAALGNGGLGRLAACFLDSLATLGVPSMGYGIRYEFGMFSQRIADGRQVEVPDNWLAQGNPWEFPRRDVAYPIPYGGWVDHVEGRPVWSPHERILARAYDMVIPGHSTERVCTLRLWRATALDELDLAAHTRGDYSRASEARSRAENISWVLYPDDSTVQGRELRLRQEFFFVSASLQDIIARHVREYGTLENLHEKAAIQLNDTHPALAVPELMRLLMDEHDFTWEQAWYQTERIISYTNHTLMPEALETWPVGIMQYLLPRHLDIVYEINRRFLDRVGKLFPNEPELLRRVSLINEDGERRVRMAYLSIVASTKVNGVAKLHSDLMVQTIFSDFARIYPDRFTNVTNGVTPRRWLAQCNTGLANLIDATIPGNWRCDLDQLKRLDEFAGDAGFRQKLADIKLANKQRLAAYVERELGFSIDPNALFDIQVKRMHEYKRQLLNVLHVVQRYREMIANPNADWQPRVHVFAGKAASAYRMAKLIIHLIHDVARAVNNDARLKGRLKVVFLPDYRVSVGEKIFPAADISEQISTAGTEASGTGNMKFALNGALTVGTWDGANIEIAQSVGLDNIFVFGLRTEEVEKLARQGYNPSAWYEGNADLKAVIDMIGSAYFSPEEPDRYRPLVDALLHRDQYFLLADFAAYVETHRAVDLAYRDRDAWLTKVVHNIAGMGTFSSDRTIREYCQRIWKVPAR, encoded by the coding sequence ATGTCTTTCGGAATTTTCGGCCGCGCCGCTGGCGGCGCCGTGCTCATGAACAAGATTGGAGCCGAAGGCGCTGAGGCGGGAGCCTTCGCTGCATCGGTTCAAAGACACCTGATGAATGACGTCGGCGTGAGTCCCGCGATGGCCCGCGCCGGCGAGTGGATGCGCGCCACGGCGATGGCCAGCCGCGACCGCCTGGGCGAACGTTGGGTGCAGACGCAGGAGGAAGACGTTGCCAACCACGCACGTCGTGCCTACTACCTCTCCGCGGAATTCCTGATCGGCCGGGCCATGAGCAATGCGCTCGCCGCCCTGAACCTGGACAAGGATTTCGCGCAAGAGATGGCGAGCGTTGGCGCGAGCGCACCCGATGTGCTCGAAAGCGAGCCCGATGCCGCGTTGGGTAATGGCGGTCTGGGACGTCTGGCCGCCTGTTTCCTGGATTCGCTGGCGACGCTGGGCGTGCCCTCGATGGGCTACGGCATCCGCTATGAGTTCGGCATGTTCTCGCAGCGCATCGCCGACGGCCGTCAGGTCGAAGTGCCTGACAACTGGCTGGCGCAAGGCAACCCGTGGGAGTTTCCGCGGCGCGACGTCGCCTATCCGATCCCGTACGGCGGCTGGGTGGACCACGTCGAGGGCCGTCCGGTCTGGTCGCCGCACGAGCGCATCCTGGCGCGTGCCTACGACATGGTGATCCCCGGCCACAGCACCGAACGCGTTTGTACGCTGCGCCTGTGGCGCGCCACCGCGCTCGATGAACTGGATCTGGCCGCGCACACCCGCGGCGACTACTCGCGTGCTTCGGAAGCGCGCAGCCGTGCCGAGAACATTTCCTGGGTCCTCTATCCGGATGACTCGACTGTCCAAGGTCGCGAGCTGCGCCTGCGCCAGGAGTTCTTCTTTGTCTCCGCGTCCCTGCAGGACATCATCGCCCGCCATGTGCGCGAGTACGGCACGCTGGAAAACCTGCACGAGAAGGCGGCGATCCAGCTGAACGACACGCACCCGGCACTCGCCGTGCCGGAGCTGATGCGCCTGCTCATGGACGAGCACGACTTCACCTGGGAGCAAGCCTGGTACCAGACCGAGCGGATCATCTCCTACACCAACCACACCCTGATGCCGGAAGCGCTGGAGACCTGGCCGGTCGGCATCATGCAGTACCTGCTGCCGCGCCATCTGGACATCGTCTACGAGATCAACCGCCGTTTCCTCGATCGCGTCGGCAAACTGTTCCCGAACGAACCCGAATTGCTGCGCCGCGTGTCGCTGATCAACGAGGATGGCGAGCGCCGCGTGCGCATGGCCTATCTGTCGATCGTGGCTTCGACCAAGGTCAACGGTGTCGCCAAGCTGCACTCCGACCTGATGGTCCAGACCATCTTCTCGGACTTCGCCCGCATCTACCCGGACCGCTTCACCAACGTCACCAACGGCGTGACGCCGCGCCGCTGGCTGGCCCAGTGCAACACCGGACTGGCTAACCTGATCGACGCGACCATCCCGGGCAACTGGCGCTGCGACCTCGATCAGCTCAAGCGCCTGGACGAGTTCGCGGGCGACGCCGGCTTCCGCCAGAAGCTGGCCGATATCAAGCTCGCGAACAAGCAGCGCCTCGCGGCCTACGTCGAACGCGAACTGGGCTTCAGCATCGATCCGAACGCGCTCTTCGACATCCAGGTCAAGCGGATGCACGAGTACAAGCGCCAGCTGCTCAACGTGCTGCACGTGGTCCAGCGCTACCGCGAGATGATCGCCAACCCGAACGCCGATTGGCAGCCGCGGGTGCACGTTTTCGCCGGCAAGGCCGCCTCGGCTTACCGCATGGCCAAGTTGATCATCCACCTGATCCACGATGTGGCCCGCGCGGTGAACAACGATGCCCGCCTGAAGGGGCGCCTGAAGGTTGTGTTCCTGCCGGACTACCGTGTTTCCGTAGGCGAGAAGATCTTCCCGGCCGCTGACATCTCCGAGCAGATCTCCACCGCGGGGACCGAGGCCTCGGGCACGGGCAACATGAAGTTCGCGCTCAACGGCGCGCTCACCGTGGGCACCTGGGACGGCGCGAACATCGAAATCGCGCAGAGCGTGGGTCTGGACAACATCTTCGTCTTCGGCTTGCGTACCGAAGAGGTCGAGAAGCTTGCACGCCAGGGCTACAATCCCTCGGCCTGGTACGAAGGCAATGCGGACCTGAAGGCGGTGATCGACATGATCGGCAGCGCCTACTTCTCGCCCGAAGAGCCCGACCGCTACCGGCCGCTGGTCGATGCGCTGCTGCATCGCGACCAGTATTTCCTGCTTGCGGATTTTGCGGCCTACGTCGAAACCCATCGCGCAGTAGACCTCGCCTATCGCGACCGTGACGCCTGGCTCACCAAGGTGGTTCACAACATCGCAGGAATGGGGACCTTCTCTTCCGACCGGACAATCCGCGAGTACTGCCAACGAATCTGGAAGGTACCTGCTCGCTGA